TCAATTGCTTATGAAAAGGCACGCTTATTGCTGGATATCTTTTCGCAGCATGTGCCGAAACTCCGGGCGGCGGGCCGGATGGGGAAATCACCATTCGCCGGGGCGGTAGCCTGTCTGNNNNNNNNNNNNCCCGTTCTCATTTTTTCGACCGGCAATTTCGAATATTTTCTACATTTTCCCTCCCCCGGGCACCTTCAGGTTACCCTCGAGACACATAAGTGGTTGATATTTATATATATTGTTAAATTCTTTAGCGCTGGCATAGTCATTGCTCAATCCGTGGCAGGAGCTTACGCTATGCCCGATGATTACGCCAGCCTCTGGCTCTGGCTCGCGGGGCTGAGAATAATGCTTATCGCCCACGACCCGTGGATCAAAAACTCCCTGGCAGGGTACTTCAAGAGCAACGGATGCGATGCCTATGCCCCGGACAGCGGGAGGGAGGGGCTGGAAGCGCTGGCGGAAAAGCCCTTTGACATCGTCATAGCCGATTTTTCGCTTCCCGACATGAGCGGGTTCGATTTTCTGCGGCAATGCCTGTCGAAGAACCCGCACTCGATCAACATGCTCATCTGCCCCGGCGTCCCCGGAAGGATTCCCCCGGAGGCCGCCTCCATGGGGATCCGGATCATAGAAAAACCCTTCAAATCGGATGCCATCGACAGGGCCTTTCTGAATGCCATGAAAGAGCAGGAGAATACCACAAACGACCGGTGACGGGGCGGGAGCTTCCCCCCCTTCCCGAGACACGTGCGCCCCTTTCCGGAAAGATCGTCCCGCCATCGAACGGGCGTTTGTTTCGCTCATGTGACCATCAATTTCCATGCACCTCCGTATACAAANNTATGGTAAACTTGGTTGCCCGGGCATTTTTTCGCCCAAGCACCCGCGAAGGGATGCTTTCCCGGGGAAGAGATTGAAGAAAAAGGCAAATCTGTCGCATCGACCGGGTTTCCGCACACAGGGAGGGCCCCCGAAGAAGGCATGAAGGAGCTATCACTACACCGAAAGTACCTCGAGCTGGGCCTGATTGCTCTGGTCGGCCTGGTGCTCTCCACCGTCCTTTTCCTCTTCGCCAGGCAGGCGGAAGACTCCAGGATAGCGCTCGGCTTCGCCCGCAGCGCCGAAAAGCAGATGGCGGTGCTGAAAAGGGAGCTGGCGATGAACCTGCACGAAGTAGACGACCTCCGCACCTACTACGAATCGTCGGAGCTGGTCACCGAGGCCGAGTTTGCCGTCTACACCTACCCCACGACGTCCCACTACCAGGGCATAACGGCGGAGATCTGGGCGCCCCGTGTCACGGGTGCAGAGAGAGCGCCTTTCGAGAGGGAACTCCGGGGAAAAGGGACCCGGGAGGCTCAGGTCACCGAGAGGGGAGGGGAAAACCGACCCGTTCGCGCCGGGACCCGCGAGGAGTACTATCCGGTCCGCTACATCGAGCCCCGCGCGGGAAACGAGCTCTACGTGGGTTTCGACCTCTACTCGGAGCCCGGCCTGCGGGCAGTCCTGGACAGGGTCAGGGACACGGGGAGTCTCCTGCTTACCCGGCACATCCCTCTCGGGGGGGACAGAGAGAGCGTGAGCCAGTACCTGGTGATCTCCCCCCACTACCGAAAGGGCGTCCCCCTGGACACCGCCGATGAGCGGCGCGGGGCCCACAAGGGGTTCTTGATCGGCTTGCTGGATATTTCGCAGGTAGCGGCAAACGCCATATCCTCCCGGGAGGCCGAGCCGGTCAGGCTGTTTCTCTTCGACGGCCCGGCAACCCCGGGGAAAACCCCCCTCTTCTTCAGCAGCATGCCAAAAACGGGGGCCGTCACCGGCGCCCCCCCCTCGTTCGAGGCGGCATACGCGGCGGGCATCACCTTCGAGGAAACGCTCCCCATCGCAAACCTGAATCTGCAGGTGGTCATGTTTCCCCAGCCGGGCCTCATCGCTTCCAAGAAGACCCTGCTGCCACCCGGTATCCTTCTGGCCGGTATCCTTCTCACGGGGCTTCTCTGCCTGTACGTCCGTACCATCCGGGGCCACAACACGCGTATCCGGCAGTTTGCGAACAACCTGTTGAGGACCAGTAACGAGGTGGCCCGTGAGCGCAACAGGGCGCAGAGCTTCCTCAACATAGCCGGGGTCATCATCGTCGCCCTGAACCGGGAGGGGGAGATAACGCTCATCAACAAGAAAGGCTGCGAGATCCTCGGCTACGGCGAGGGCGAGCTCATCGGGCAGAACTGGTTCCAAAAATGCCTCCCCGAGGCGACGGGAAAGGAGGTGTCCGCCATATTCCGGAAGGTCCTGGCGGGGGAGATCGAGATCCCCGTGGACATCGAATACCCGGTCCTGACAGGGTCCGGCGAGGAGAGGATAATCGCCTGGAGCAATTCGCTC
This genomic interval from Deltaproteobacteria bacterium contains the following:
- a CDS encoding response regulator, coding for MPDDYASLWLWLAGLRIMLIAHDPWIKNSLAGYFKSNGCDAYAPDSGREGLEALAEKPFDIVIADFSLPDMSGFDFLRQCLSKNPHSINMLICPGVPGRIPPEAASMGIRIIEKPFKSDAIDRAFLNAMKEQENTTNDR
- a CDS encoding PAS domain S-box protein codes for the protein MKELSLHRKYLELGLIALVGLVLSTVLFLFARQAEDSRIALGFARSAEKQMAVLKRELAMNLHEVDDLRTYYESSELVTEAEFAVYTYPTTSHYQGITAEIWAPRVTGAERAPFERELRGKGTREAQVTERGGENRPVRAGTREEYYPVRYIEPRAGNELYVGFDLYSEPGLRAVLDRVRDTGSLLLTRHIPLGGDRESVSQYLVISPHYRKGVPLDTADERRGAHKGFLIGLLDISQVAANAISSREAEPVRLFLFDGPATPGKTPLFFSSMPKTGAVTGAPPSFEAAYAAGITFEETLPIANLNLQVVMFPQPGLIASKKTLLPPGILLAGILLTGLLCLYVRTIRGHNTRIRQFANNLLRTSNEVARERNRAQSFLNIAGVIIVALNREGEITLINKKGCEILGYGEGELIGQNWFQKCLPEATGKEVSAIFRKVLAGEIEIPVDIEYPVLTGSGEERIIAWSNSLLRDENGEVIAKLSSGEDVTERLRSTAALKESEKRFRDLVESAVTGILIAQDGQVVYRNPEVERLFGPIQAPIKLDELRGIHPEDAKRFLNMFERVRSGALHSVEEELRHSSRIAGEIRSDTRWIYCRASAIEYRGKRATLLNVMDITRSKELAMVVKDRITSLGRVAAGVAHEIRNPLSGINIYTKTLRALLERGENGGKAAEIISQIQAASNKIESVVRKALDFSRPGLTTFALTDLNAIVEEAVTLSSVSILRGDISIKKELAPDLPKCYADRRLFEQLILNLIANAAEAMRTTSIPRRIRITTSSENNTIILKVSDSGPGVSEDIRDRIFDPFFTTKSENTGLGLSISNRIIMDHGGLIDVARSEWGGAEFVLQIPVERRRTPR